A DNA window from Deltaproteobacteria bacterium contains the following coding sequences:
- a CDS encoding CBS domain-containing protein, whose protein sequence is MNVEKWMKKHPHTIKPLDTIEHARQIMQEHRINQLPVVRGGELVGIISDRDIRDAYPSVFADPMRKAAPNPHDVKVESVMTTNVITMAPDDGIVAAASLMRRERIGALPIVKGKQLVGILARSDLLEALIALGSLAEAKTAR, encoded by the coding sequence ATGAACGTCGAGAAGTGGATGAAGAAGCACCCGCACACGATCAAGCCGCTCGATACGATCGAGCACGCCCGTCAGATCATGCAGGAGCACCGCATCAACCAGTTGCCGGTGGTGCGTGGCGGCGAGCTGGTCGGCATCATCAGCGACCGCGACATTCGCGACGCCTATCCGTCGGTGTTCGCCGACCCGATGCGCAAGGCGGCGCCGAACCCGCACGACGTCAAGGTCGAGTCGGTGATGACCACGAACGTGATCACGATGGCGCCCGACGACGGCATCGTCGCGGCCGCGAGCCTCATGCGGCGCGAGCGTATCGGCGCGCTCCCGATCGTGAAGGGCAAGCAGCTCGTCGGGATCCTCGCGCGCAGCGATCTCCTCGAGGCGTTGATCGCGCTCGGCTCGCTCGCCGAGGCGAAGACGGCCAGGTAG